A single Nicotiana tabacum cultivar K326 chromosome 5, ASM71507v2, whole genome shotgun sequence DNA region contains:
- the LOC107766342 gene encoding plasma membrane ATPase 2 isoform X6, protein MCNSLLPTRCMKSIRMRSSLLAVQNLTSQRASRVENEDAIDAAIAGMLADPKEARAGIQEVHFLLFNPTDKRTALTNLDSEGKMHRVSKGAPEQILNLAHNKSDIQHKDKDESIATLPVDELIEKADGFAGVFHGI, encoded by the exons ATGTGCAATTCACTTCTACCAACAAGGTGTATGAAATCTATACGGATGCGATCTTCGCTCCTCGCCGTCCAAAACCTAACTAGTCAAAG AGCTTCACGGGTGGAAAACGAAGATGCAATTGATGCTGCCATTGCGGGGATGTTGGCTGATCCGAAAGAG GCGAGAGCTGGAATTCAAGAGGTTCATTTTCTTCTGTTCAATCCAACTGATAAGCGCACAGCTCTAACAAATCTTGACAGTGAAGGCAAAATGCATCGAGTCAGTAAAGGTGCCCCTGAACAG ATTTTGAACCTTGCGCACAATAAATCTGACATACAGCACAAG GATAAGGATGAGTCTATTGCAACTTTGCCTGTTGATGAGCTGATTGAAAAAGCAGATGGTTTTGCTGGTGTTTTTCATG GCATTTAG
- the LOC107766342 gene encoding plasma membrane ATPase 2 isoform X10, with amino-acid sequence MAARASRVENEDAIDAAIAGMLADPKEARAGIQEVHFLLFNPTDKRTALTNLDSEGKMHRVSKGAPEQILNLAHNKSDIQHKDKDESIATLPVDELIEKADGFAGVFHGI; translated from the exons ATGGCTGCTAGAGCTTCACGGGTGGAAAACGAAGATGCAATTGATGCTGCCATTGCGGGGATGTTGGCTGATCCGAAAGAG GCGAGAGCTGGAATTCAAGAGGTTCATTTTCTTCTGTTCAATCCAACTGATAAGCGCACAGCTCTAACAAATCTTGACAGTGAAGGCAAAATGCATCGAGTCAGTAAAGGTGCCCCTGAACAG ATTTTGAACCTTGCGCACAATAAATCTGACATACAGCACAAG GATAAGGATGAGTCTATTGCAACTTTGCCTGTTGATGAGCTGATTGAAAAAGCAGATGGTTTTGCTGGTGTTTTTCATG GCATTTAG
- the LOC107766342 gene encoding plasma membrane ATPase 2 isoform X1, which yields MCNSLLPTRCMKSIRMRSSLLAVQNLTSQSFNEAFFKCKGVDVDTVVLMAARASRVENEDAIDAAIAGMLADPKEARAGIQEVHFLLFNPTDKRTALTNLDSEGKMHRVSKGAPEQILNLAHNKSDIQHKDKDESIATLPVDELIEKADGFAGVFHGI from the exons ATGTGCAATTCACTTCTACCAACAAGGTGTATGAAATCTATACGGATGCGATCTTCGCTCCTCGCCGTCCAAAACCTAACTAGTCAAAG TTTCAATGAAGCATTTTTCAAGTGTAAAGGAGTGGATGTTGATACCGTGGTTCTAATGGCTGCTAGAGCTTCACGGGTGGAAAACGAAGATGCAATTGATGCTGCCATTGCGGGGATGTTGGCTGATCCGAAAGAG GCGAGAGCTGGAATTCAAGAGGTTCATTTTCTTCTGTTCAATCCAACTGATAAGCGCACAGCTCTAACAAATCTTGACAGTGAAGGCAAAATGCATCGAGTCAGTAAAGGTGCCCCTGAACAG ATTTTGAACCTTGCGCACAATAAATCTGACATACAGCACAAG GATAAGGATGAGTCTATTGCAACTTTGCCTGTTGATGAGCTGATTGAAAAAGCAGATGGTTTTGCTGGTGTTTTTCATG GCATTTAG
- the LOC107766342 gene encoding plasma membrane ATPase 2 isoform X4: MCNSLLPTRCMKSIRMRSSLLAVQNLTSQSFNEAFFKCKGVDVDTVVLMAARASRVENEDAIDAAIAGMLADPKEARAGIQEVHFLLFNPTDKRTALTNLDSEGKMHRVSKGAPEQDKDESIATLPVDELIEKADGFAGVFHGI; encoded by the exons ATGTGCAATTCACTTCTACCAACAAGGTGTATGAAATCTATACGGATGCGATCTTCGCTCCTCGCCGTCCAAAACCTAACTAGTCAAAG TTTCAATGAAGCATTTTTCAAGTGTAAAGGAGTGGATGTTGATACCGTGGTTCTAATGGCTGCTAGAGCTTCACGGGTGGAAAACGAAGATGCAATTGATGCTGCCATTGCGGGGATGTTGGCTGATCCGAAAGAG GCGAGAGCTGGAATTCAAGAGGTTCATTTTCTTCTGTTCAATCCAACTGATAAGCGCACAGCTCTAACAAATCTTGACAGTGAAGGCAAAATGCATCGAGTCAGTAAAGGTGCCCCTGAACAG GATAAGGATGAGTCTATTGCAACTTTGCCTGTTGATGAGCTGATTGAAAAAGCAGATGGTTTTGCTGGTGTTTTTCATG GCATTTAG
- the LOC107766342 gene encoding plasma membrane ATPase 2 isoform X2: MCNSLLPTRCMKSIRMRSSLLAVQNLTSQSFNEAFFKCKGVDVDTVVLMAARASRVENEDAIDAAIAGMLADPKEARAGIQEVHFLLFNPTDKRTALTNLDSEGKMHRVSKGAPEQILNLAHNKSDIQHKDKDESIATLPVDELIEKADGFAGVFHG, from the exons ATGTGCAATTCACTTCTACCAACAAGGTGTATGAAATCTATACGGATGCGATCTTCGCTCCTCGCCGTCCAAAACCTAACTAGTCAAAG TTTCAATGAAGCATTTTTCAAGTGTAAAGGAGTGGATGTTGATACCGTGGTTCTAATGGCTGCTAGAGCTTCACGGGTGGAAAACGAAGATGCAATTGATGCTGCCATTGCGGGGATGTTGGCTGATCCGAAAGAG GCGAGAGCTGGAATTCAAGAGGTTCATTTTCTTCTGTTCAATCCAACTGATAAGCGCACAGCTCTAACAAATCTTGACAGTGAAGGCAAAATGCATCGAGTCAGTAAAGGTGCCCCTGAACAG ATTTTGAACCTTGCGCACAATAAATCTGACATACAGCACAAG GATAAGGATGAGTCTATTGCAACTTTGCCTGTTGATGAGCTGATTGAAAAAGCAGATGGTTTTGCTGGTGTTTTTCATG GCTAG
- the LOC107766342 gene encoding plasma membrane ATPase 2 isoform X5 has translation MCNSLLPTRCMKSIRMRSSLLAVQNLTSQSFNEAFFKCKGVDVDTVVLMAARASRVENEDAIDAAIAGMLADPKEARAGIQEVHFLLFNPTDKRTALTNLDSEGKMHRVSKGAPEQDKDESIATLPVDELIEKADGFAGVFHG, from the exons ATGTGCAATTCACTTCTACCAACAAGGTGTATGAAATCTATACGGATGCGATCTTCGCTCCTCGCCGTCCAAAACCTAACTAGTCAAAG TTTCAATGAAGCATTTTTCAAGTGTAAAGGAGTGGATGTTGATACCGTGGTTCTAATGGCTGCTAGAGCTTCACGGGTGGAAAACGAAGATGCAATTGATGCTGCCATTGCGGGGATGTTGGCTGATCCGAAAGAG GCGAGAGCTGGAATTCAAGAGGTTCATTTTCTTCTGTTCAATCCAACTGATAAGCGCACAGCTCTAACAAATCTTGACAGTGAAGGCAAAATGCATCGAGTCAGTAAAGGTGCCCCTGAACAG GATAAGGATGAGTCTATTGCAACTTTGCCTGTTGATGAGCTGATTGAAAAAGCAGATGGTTTTGCTGGTGTTTTTCATG GCTAG
- the LOC107766342 gene encoding plasma membrane ATPase 2 isoform X3: MCNSLLPTRCMKSIRMRSSLLAVQNLTSQSFNEAFFKCKGVDVDTVVLMAARASRVENEDAIDAAIAGMLADPKEARAGIQEVHFLLFNPTDKRTALTNLDSEGKMHRVSKGAPEQILNLAHNKSDIQHKARIRMSLLQLCLLMS, encoded by the exons ATGTGCAATTCACTTCTACCAACAAGGTGTATGAAATCTATACGGATGCGATCTTCGCTCCTCGCCGTCCAAAACCTAACTAGTCAAAG TTTCAATGAAGCATTTTTCAAGTGTAAAGGAGTGGATGTTGATACCGTGGTTCTAATGGCTGCTAGAGCTTCACGGGTGGAAAACGAAGATGCAATTGATGCTGCCATTGCGGGGATGTTGGCTGATCCGAAAGAG GCGAGAGCTGGAATTCAAGAGGTTCATTTTCTTCTGTTCAATCCAACTGATAAGCGCACAGCTCTAACAAATCTTGACAGTGAAGGCAAAATGCATCGAGTCAGTAAAGGTGCCCCTGAACAG ATTTTGAACCTTGCGCACAATAAATCTGACATACAGCACAAG GCCAGGATAAGGATGAGTCTATTGCAACTTTGCCTGTTGATGAGCTGA
- the LOC107766342 gene encoding plasma membrane ATPase 2 isoform X9, whose protein sequence is MCNSLLPTRCMKSIRMRSSLLAVQNLTSQSFNEAFFKCKGVDVDTVVLMAARASRVENEDAIDAAIAGMLADPKEARAGIQEVHFLLFNPTDKRTALTNLDSEGKMHRVSKGAPEQARIRMSLLQLCLLMS, encoded by the exons ATGTGCAATTCACTTCTACCAACAAGGTGTATGAAATCTATACGGATGCGATCTTCGCTCCTCGCCGTCCAAAACCTAACTAGTCAAAG TTTCAATGAAGCATTTTTCAAGTGTAAAGGAGTGGATGTTGATACCGTGGTTCTAATGGCTGCTAGAGCTTCACGGGTGGAAAACGAAGATGCAATTGATGCTGCCATTGCGGGGATGTTGGCTGATCCGAAAGAG GCGAGAGCTGGAATTCAAGAGGTTCATTTTCTTCTGTTCAATCCAACTGATAAGCGCACAGCTCTAACAAATCTTGACAGTGAAGGCAAAATGCATCGAGTCAGTAAAGGTGCCCCTGAACAG GCCAGGATAAGGATGAGTCTATTGCAACTTTGCCTGTTGATGAGCTGA
- the LOC107766342 gene encoding plasma membrane ATPase 2 isoform X8 — MCNSLLPTRCMKSIRMRSSLLAVQNLTSQSFNEAFFKCKGVDVDTVVLMAARASRVENEDAIDAAIAGMLADPKEARAGIQEVHFLLFNPTDKRTALTNLDSEGKMHRVSKGAPEQILNLAHNKSDIQHKVIN; from the exons ATGTGCAATTCACTTCTACCAACAAGGTGTATGAAATCTATACGGATGCGATCTTCGCTCCTCGCCGTCCAAAACCTAACTAGTCAAAG TTTCAATGAAGCATTTTTCAAGTGTAAAGGAGTGGATGTTGATACCGTGGTTCTAATGGCTGCTAGAGCTTCACGGGTGGAAAACGAAGATGCAATTGATGCTGCCATTGCGGGGATGTTGGCTGATCCGAAAGAG GCGAGAGCTGGAATTCAAGAGGTTCATTTTCTTCTGTTCAATCCAACTGATAAGCGCACAGCTCTAACAAATCTTGACAGTGAAGGCAAAATGCATCGAGTCAGTAAAGGTGCCCCTGAACAG ATTTTGAACCTTGCGCACAATAAATCTGACATACAGCACAAG GTGATCAACTAG
- the LOC107766342 gene encoding plasma membrane ATPase 2 isoform X7: MCNSLLPTRCMKSIRMRSSLLAVQNLTSQSFNEAFFKCKGVDVDTVVLMAARASRVENEDAIDAAIAGMLADPKEARAGIQEVHFLLFNPTDKRTALTNLDSEGKMHRVSKGAPEQVKGKLLLISYLDSLHCQC, encoded by the exons ATGTGCAATTCACTTCTACCAACAAGGTGTATGAAATCTATACGGATGCGATCTTCGCTCCTCGCCGTCCAAAACCTAACTAGTCAAAG TTTCAATGAAGCATTTTTCAAGTGTAAAGGAGTGGATGTTGATACCGTGGTTCTAATGGCTGCTAGAGCTTCACGGGTGGAAAACGAAGATGCAATTGATGCTGCCATTGCGGGGATGTTGGCTGATCCGAAAGAG GCGAGAGCTGGAATTCAAGAGGTTCATTTTCTTCTGTTCAATCCAACTGATAAGCGCACAGCTCTAACAAATCTTGACAGTGAAGGCAAAATGCATCGAGTCAGTAAAGGTGCCCCTGAACAGGTAAAGGGTAAACTGCTTCTGATTTCATATCTTGATAGTTTGCATTGCCAATGCTAA